One stretch of Mus pahari chromosome 5, PAHARI_EIJ_v1.1, whole genome shotgun sequence DNA includes these proteins:
- the LOC110322563 gene encoding mucosal pentraxin, producing the protein MEKLTVGLLLLSVLSGSMSQTDMTGKAFIFPQESSTAYVSLIPKVRKSLQSFTLCLKAFTDLSRPYSIFSYNTRTKDNEILLFVEKRGEYMFYVGNSGVIFKAPTNLPDPVHICVSWESGSGIAEFWLNGKPVGRKGLKKGYTVGGDAKIIIGQEQDSYGGKFDVKQSFVGEIWDVSLWNHVVPLEKVSDSCNSGNLINWHALIYEDKGYVVTKPKLWT; encoded by the exons ATGGAGAAGCTTACTGTgggcctcctgcttctctctgttctttcaggAAGCATGTCACAAACAG ATATGACGGGAAAGGCATTTATTTTCCCTCAAGAATCATCCACTGCCTATGTGTCCCTGATACCGAAGGTGAGGAAGTCACTGCAGAGCTTCACTCTGTGTCTGAAGGCCTTCACAGACCTGTCCCGCCCTTACAGCATCTTCTCCTACAACACAAGAACCAAGGACAATGAGATTCTTCTCTTTGTGGAAAAGAGAGGAGAATACATGTTCTATGTTGGGAATTCGGGAGTCATTTTCAAAGCACCCACAAATCTTCCTGATCCAGTCCATATCTGTGTGAGCTGGGAGTCTGGCTCTGGGATTGCAGAATTCTGGCTGAATGGGAAACcagtggggaggaaaggcttgaAGAAGGGATACACTGTGGGGGGTGATGCAAAGATCATTATAGGACAAGAACAGGATTCTTATGGGGGGAAATTTGATGTAAAACAATCCTTTGTTGGGGAGATATGGGATGTTTCCTTGTGGAACCATGTGGTCCCCCTAGAAAAGGTATCAGACAGCTGTAACAGTGGCAACCTTATAAACTGGCATGCTCTTATTTATGAAGACAAGGGCTATGTGGTGACTAAGCCCAAACTGTGGACTTAA